A portion of the Desulfovibrio sp. Fe33 genome contains these proteins:
- the lhgO gene encoding L-2-hydroxyglutarate oxidase has protein sequence MYSAHIVICGAGILGLTIARELVAAGCDDIVVFDKEPAQGRHASGRNSGVLHAGIYYDPGTLKAKMCLEGNRRMTAFCEEKGLPLFKSGKVIVARTEDERGVLDELLRRATANGGTVEMIDEKRLAVIEPNARTVDRALFSPLTSVVDPKRVLDALREELETSGKVRFFFNTRFIGATGPNTVSTNQGDIGHKLFINAAGAYSDKVAQAFGIAENYRLLPFKGIYRKLAKPAADRIKGSIYPVPNIKNPFLGVHFTRSVHGDVYVGPTAIPAFGRENYGILKGLDAEVPEILFRDARMFMENEKFRAIALEEPRKYFFKHFFRDAARLVRELRPEDMLPSSKAGIRPQLVDIRTNRLVMDFVTEKALNSVHILNSISPAFTSSMYFAELVVKEHIGNLQH, from the coding sequence ATGTACTCCGCGCACATCGTTATCTGCGGAGCGGGCATCCTCGGGCTGACCATCGCCCGCGAACTGGTCGCTGCCGGATGCGACGACATCGTCGTCTTCGACAAGGAACCGGCACAGGGCAGACACGCCTCTGGCCGGAACAGCGGCGTGCTCCACGCGGGCATCTACTACGATCCTGGCACGCTCAAGGCCAAGATGTGCCTCGAAGGCAACCGGCGCATGACGGCCTTTTGCGAGGAAAAGGGGCTGCCCCTTTTCAAATCGGGAAAGGTCATCGTAGCGCGAACCGAGGACGAGCGGGGAGTTCTGGACGAACTCCTGCGGCGGGCCACGGCCAACGGCGGCACCGTGGAGATGATCGACGAGAAACGGCTGGCCGTGATCGAACCCAACGCGCGCACCGTGGACCGCGCCCTGTTTTCCCCCCTGACCAGCGTGGTCGATCCCAAACGCGTGCTCGACGCGCTCCGCGAAGAATTGGAAACCAGCGGAAAGGTCCGATTTTTCTTCAACACGCGTTTTATCGGCGCAACCGGGCCGAACACTGTCTCCACCAACCAGGGCGACATAGGCCACAAGCTGTTCATCAACGCGGCCGGAGCATACAGCGACAAAGTGGCGCAGGCCTTCGGCATCGCCGAAAACTACCGTCTGCTTCCGTTCAAGGGCATATACCGGAAGCTCGCCAAACCAGCCGCCGACAGGATCAAAGGGTCCATCTACCCTGTCCCGAACATCAAGAATCCGTTTCTGGGCGTGCACTTCACCCGCAGCGTGCACGGCGACGTCTATGTCGGCCCGACGGCCATCCCCGCCTTCGGACGCGAGAACTACGGCATCCTCAAGGGACTGGACGCGGAAGTTCCGGAAATTCTATTCCGCGACGCGCGCATGTTCATGGAGAACGAGAAATTCCGGGCCATCGCCCTGGAAGAACCGCGCAAATACTTCTTCAAACACTTCTTCAGGGATGCGGCCAGACTCGTCAGGGAACTCAGGCCCGAGGACATGCTCCCGTCCTCCAAGGCGGGCATCCGGCCGCAGCTCGTGGACATCAGGACGAACCGGCTCGTCATGGATTTCGTCACCGAAAAAGCGTTGAACAGCGTCCACATCCTCAACTCGATTTCCCCGGCTTTCACCAGTTCCATGTATTTCGCCGAGTTGGTGGTCAAGGAGCACATCGGCAACCTACAACACTGA
- a CDS encoding PPC domain-containing DNA-binding protein: protein MQYSQGNVGRVFTLRLENGERLPGCLEQFAREHDIKAALCTLIGGADKGNVVSGPKDGRAQVIDPILCPVRGAREVIGLGTLFPDESGAPVLHMHAALGRDGETLTGCIRPGLDIWLVGEVVVMEIVGTDLLRKKNTRRGVSLLTKE from the coding sequence ATGCAGTACAGCCAAGGCAATGTGGGCAGGGTTTTCACCCTGCGCCTGGAAAACGGCGAGCGGCTTCCGGGCTGCCTCGAACAATTCGCCCGGGAACACGATATCAAGGCCGCTCTGTGTACGCTTATCGGCGGCGCGGACAAAGGCAACGTGGTGTCCGGCCCCAAGGACGGCAGGGCCCAGGTCATTGATCCCATCCTGTGTCCTGTGCGCGGGGCCCGCGAAGTGATCGGACTGGGCACCCTGTTCCCGGACGAGTCTGGCGCCCCCGTCCTGCACATGCACGCAGCTCTGGGGCGCGACGGCGAAACCCTTACGGGCTGCATCCGCCCCGGCCTGGACATCTGGCTGGTCGGCGAAGTCGTGGTCATGGAAATCGTGGGCACGGACCTGCTCAGGAAAAAGAACACCCGAAGGGGAGTTTCCCTGCTGACCAAGGAGTAG
- a CDS encoding PD-(D/E)XK nuclease family protein — MNPMILIPWQIDFMPVLADMVTESDDPGKLTVLFPHNRPRRHLKALLAAHPAMPRPSFMPEMTSIADFVSGLHRRLSPTPPIRANQLDLVEMLHRIVADLSGRKGSLLSRLPELDREAFLPWGVLLARLMDDLLRQDLEPQDLEYMEGEVSAYAAALLEQLRAIHHEYLARLDARGWTTPGLSARFVLDRLDDVAASLNDRTVLAAGFYALSGTEDRLFNHLWEHGILTPVLHSDPALAEGGRPHWATAEHTAWLSRWGVRPEIPGRLDTAPRSPDIRFCEGYDRHSQLAGLNEDMREVREHGTLDRTAIVLPDEGALLPVLHMLPEVDPDLEPNISMGYPLARTSLARLIETLLTLQENRAPDGRYYWKDMVALIRHPYLRLLGPDDKPLRTLFHLWEAIIRRGEKFIDPMNWEPAWDENGLADVDETVAGPLLKEILNRCLTAFESVATLADLGGALAGLAGMLHAQGERLWHTYLMDAECLFRLTNSVIPQLKGAETSFEPFGRSTLHAFLRRMLGQERVSFEPDPLTGLQVLGVLETRLLHFDRLFILDAEEERLPGTNPFDPLLPDPLRKLLGLPDARERDNVSGYNFYRLLMGAKEAVIYYQNGVQPGLLDQKSVRSRFVEQLLWERELSAKRLLTAKDKAIRTVTFPASSLPSGLPAIPVTEAVRLALEERLADKGLSPSSLDLYMNCPKRFFYQYLSGIRPIDSVDEEGDRSEFGSLVHNVLKEFLLPHVGTGEELSGLDPAPLLAAFSESFRAGPLYARLPLDTRMALMEAGCYRLEQFVGKQKPATLLGLEQALESSLTLDGRSIPFKGRIDRVERREKGVVILDYKTGGAPMPKAGFWQDMELLDRMEGFAGGDIDPDLAADLADSVRSIQLPAYLHLYAEAEGESPVNAGLIHLAENGDERLLFPGKWTEEEVDEAVDDIAPLLIQTLIRHMLTASRFAPRPGDRCKWCDFTKPCGQIPPKDK, encoded by the coding sequence ATGAACCCCATGATCCTGATTCCCTGGCAGATCGACTTCATGCCGGTTCTGGCCGACATGGTCACTGAGTCCGACGATCCAGGCAAGCTGACCGTCCTCTTTCCGCACAACCGCCCGCGCCGCCATCTCAAGGCGCTGCTCGCCGCGCACCCGGCCATGCCCCGGCCCTCGTTCATGCCGGAGATGACCTCCATCGCGGATTTCGTGTCCGGGCTGCACCGCCGCCTCTCGCCCACTCCGCCCATCCGTGCCAACCAGCTCGATCTGGTGGAGATGCTCCACCGCATCGTGGCGGACCTGAGCGGCCGCAAAGGCAGCCTTCTGTCTCGCCTTCCCGAGCTTGACCGCGAGGCCTTCCTGCCATGGGGCGTTCTCCTCGCCCGGCTCATGGACGACCTGTTGCGACAGGATCTGGAGCCGCAGGACCTGGAATACATGGAAGGCGAGGTCTCGGCCTACGCCGCCGCGCTCCTCGAACAGTTGCGCGCCATCCATCATGAATACCTTGCCCGGCTCGACGCCAGGGGCTGGACCACGCCGGGACTGTCCGCCCGTTTCGTTCTCGACCGCCTGGACGACGTCGCCGCGTCGCTGAACGACAGGACAGTGCTGGCTGCCGGATTCTACGCGCTCAGCGGAACCGAAGACCGGCTCTTCAACCACCTTTGGGAGCACGGCATCCTTACCCCGGTACTGCACTCCGATCCAGCCCTGGCCGAAGGCGGCCGCCCTCATTGGGCCACGGCCGAGCACACGGCCTGGCTCTCCCGCTGGGGGGTGCGCCCGGAAATCCCCGGGAGATTGGACACTGCTCCCCGCAGCCCGGACATCCGCTTCTGCGAAGGATATGACCGCCACTCGCAGCTTGCCGGTTTGAACGAAGACATGCGCGAAGTCCGCGAGCACGGCACCCTGGACCGGACCGCCATAGTCCTGCCCGACGAAGGCGCGTTACTGCCCGTGCTGCACATGCTGCCCGAGGTGGACCCGGACCTGGAACCGAACATCTCCATGGGTTACCCCCTGGCCCGCACATCCCTGGCTCGGCTCATCGAGACCCTGTTGACCCTTCAAGAAAACCGCGCCCCGGACGGCCGTTATTATTGGAAGGACATGGTCGCCCTCATCCGCCACCCCTACCTGCGGCTGCTCGGGCCCGACGACAAGCCGCTGCGCACCCTTTTCCACCTGTGGGAAGCGATCATCCGCCGTGGCGAAAAGTTCATCGACCCCATGAACTGGGAACCGGCCTGGGACGAAAACGGTCTTGCCGATGTGGACGAAACCGTGGCTGGGCCGCTGCTCAAAGAAATCCTGAACCGCTGTCTGACCGCATTCGAATCCGTGGCCACACTGGCGGACCTGGGCGGAGCCCTGGCCGGGCTGGCCGGGATGCTCCACGCGCAGGGCGAAAGGCTGTGGCATACCTATCTGATGGACGCCGAATGCCTGTTCCGGCTGACCAACTCGGTCATCCCCCAACTCAAGGGGGCGGAAACAAGCTTCGAGCCATTCGGAAGGTCCACCCTGCACGCCTTTCTACGGCGGATGCTCGGCCAGGAACGCGTATCCTTCGAGCCCGATCCCCTGACGGGGCTGCAAGTCCTCGGCGTTTTGGAAACCCGCCTGCTTCATTTCGACAGGCTTTTCATCCTCGACGCCGAAGAAGAGAGGCTTCCCGGCACCAACCCATTCGATCCACTCCTTCCGGACCCCCTGCGCAAACTCCTCGGCCTGCCCGACGCCCGCGAACGGGACAACGTCTCGGGCTACAACTTCTACCGACTGCTCATGGGAGCCAAAGAAGCTGTCATATACTACCAGAACGGCGTCCAGCCCGGCCTGCTCGACCAGAAGTCCGTACGCAGCCGCTTCGTCGAGCAACTGCTCTGGGAGCGGGAACTGTCCGCCAAACGACTCCTGACGGCAAAGGACAAGGCTATCCGCACCGTTACTTTCCCGGCCAGTTCCCTGCCGTCCGGGCTCCCGGCGATTCCGGTGACCGAAGCGGTGCGCCTGGCTCTTGAGGAGCGCCTGGCCGACAAGGGGTTGTCGCCGTCCAGCCTTGACCTGTACATGAACTGCCCCAAGCGGTTCTTCTACCAATACCTCTCCGGCATAAGGCCCATCGACTCCGTGGACGAAGAAGGCGACCGCAGCGAATTCGGCTCCCTGGTCCACAACGTGCTCAAGGAATTTCTCCTTCCCCACGTGGGCACAGGCGAAGAGCTCTCCGGCCTTGATCCCGCCCCGCTGCTCGCAGCGTTCAGCGAATCGTTCCGGGCCGGGCCGCTCTATGCGAGGCTTCCCCTGGACACCCGCATGGCCCTCATGGAGGCCGGGTGTTATCGCCTCGAACAATTTGTGGGCAAGCAGAAACCGGCCACCCTGCTCGGCCTGGAGCAGGCTCTTGAATCGTCCCTGACCCTGGACGGCCGGTCGATTCCGTTCAAGGGCCGCATCGACCGGGTGGAACGTCGGGAAAAGGGCGTCGTCATCCTGGACTACAAGACCGGCGGCGCGCCCATGCCCAAGGCGGGTTTCTGGCAGGACATGGAGCTTCTCGACCGCATGGAAGGATTCGCCGGGGGTGATATCGACCCTGACCTGGCGGCCGACCTGGCGGACAGCGTGCGTTCGATACAGCTCCCGGCCTACCTGCATCTATACGCCGAGGCCGAAGGCGAATCCCCGGTCAACGCCGGATTGATCCACCTGGCCGAAAACGGCGACGAGCGTCTGCTTTTCCCGGGGAAATGGACGGAAGAGGAAGTGGACGAGGCTGTGGACGACATCGCCCCGCTCCTGATACAGACATTGATCCGGCATATGCTGACGGCCTCCCGGTTCGCCCCCCGGCCCGGGGACCGCTGCAAATGGTGCGACTTCACCAAACCGTGCGGGCAAATCCCGCCCAAGGACAAGTAG
- a CDS encoding UvrD-helicase domain-containing protein, translated as MSELKQVKASAGSGKTYQLTRRFLALLDAAGDEATFVCTNHPGRGYSWPEIMAVTFTNKAAAEMKERIVGGLKSIALGLDKDPACSPDTARRTVGAILRRYHRLNIRTIDSLLVLLLRLFALEFGVRPDFEIVFDERELFDAVFDHFLGLCETDEPSAALLDDAVRTLIRQERRNGFWVQDTVRDRLRELTGCLETRTSSLLTDQKAIADLLVEDYDSFKRSVEAMAAHAAEVGLPLNKYFKDFLANCLNMDLFDSVPDSASIHKTSVADCVLAKGKGLVDERTESFYARLQDKWADYRLAHATLAGAYFLAPAIEIALRLENGLEELQRRQGTVLNSGVAGHVIDLLADGGAVSEAYCRLGCRLHHLLVDEFQDTNRDQWRAITPLAGECLAKGGSLFFVGDVKQAIYGWRGGDSALFDEVMTQPEVAGLAEDAKAENLPDNWRSHRNVVEFNNNFFSNLEDPDQAADLAERVLPDADASFRAEFAEELMRSFRDCSQSLPEKHLNTGGYVRMERLPGGSSGDIEEQTLERLDALMDDLTARRSYRDIGILVRSHPHASLICDLLVKKNIPVITENSLQLNRHPVVRQLAGFLAFLDFPRDDAAFLAFIGGKELFLAESGLPETELLDWLVRPWKKPLGVQFREDFPDHWRRLIEPFYNQSGLMTPYDLAMEAVRVFRVLERHPEAELYVRRFLEVIHLAEENGYGSLSAFLEYWEEKSDQEKVPLPENIDAVRIMTIHKSKGLEFPVTIVPFHHWKTGTDRNYVVREHKGRNLLVPLRKELGRPYLESLGRTVREQLNLLYVAWTRAREELYGFFPEQAGRVSNPATLKAMDLFLELDDDGVFERGDTPAETHPSASAPRPEPCELAPETGEADLMGWLPRLRVYRHNLDDYFFNERMRGEVAHRVMEHMAVSGDADADIDRAMVLAAQDFPELGALSDAERNKLDAELRAMAEWALGDERLRGWLAVGAREPEVLAPGGEFKRFDLLAVGEEAVIVDFKTGQPAPHNEVQVREYMDILAAMGSYGEPRGFLVYLDRREIREVVRNA; from the coding sequence ATGTCTGAACTGAAACAGGTCAAGGCGTCCGCGGGCTCGGGCAAGACGTACCAGCTTACCCGCCGCTTCCTGGCTCTGCTGGACGCAGCGGGCGACGAAGCGACCTTCGTGTGCACCAACCACCCCGGCCGAGGATATTCCTGGCCCGAAATCATGGCCGTGACCTTCACCAACAAGGCCGCGGCCGAGATGAAGGAACGGATCGTCGGCGGCCTCAAAAGCATCGCCCTGGGCCTCGACAAGGACCCGGCCTGCTCGCCGGACACGGCCCGGCGCACGGTGGGCGCGATCCTGCGCCGCTACCACCGCCTGAATATCCGGACCATCGATTCGCTGCTGGTCCTGTTGCTCCGCCTCTTCGCCCTGGAATTCGGCGTGCGCCCCGACTTCGAGATCGTTTTCGACGAGCGCGAGCTGTTCGATGCGGTCTTCGACCACTTCCTGGGCCTGTGTGAGACGGACGAGCCATCGGCCGCCCTTCTGGACGATGCGGTCCGCACCCTCATCCGGCAGGAAAGGCGCAACGGTTTCTGGGTACAGGACACGGTCCGCGACCGGCTGCGCGAACTGACCGGCTGCCTGGAGACCCGCACGAGCAGCCTGCTCACGGATCAAAAGGCCATCGCCGATCTGCTGGTGGAGGATTACGATTCCTTCAAACGCTCCGTGGAGGCCATGGCCGCCCATGCAGCGGAAGTCGGCCTGCCCCTGAACAAATACTTCAAGGATTTCCTGGCCAATTGCCTGAATATGGACTTGTTCGATTCCGTCCCCGACTCCGCTTCCATCCACAAGACAAGTGTGGCGGACTGCGTCCTGGCCAAAGGCAAAGGGCTGGTGGATGAACGGACCGAATCCTTCTATGCCCGTCTCCAGGACAAATGGGCCGACTACCGGCTCGCTCACGCCACCCTGGCCGGAGCCTATTTCCTTGCCCCGGCCATCGAAATCGCCCTGCGCCTCGAAAACGGCCTGGAGGAATTGCAGCGCAGGCAGGGCACGGTTCTCAACTCAGGGGTGGCCGGACACGTCATCGACCTGCTGGCGGACGGCGGAGCCGTGTCCGAAGCGTATTGCCGCCTCGGATGCCGGTTGCACCACCTGCTGGTGGACGAATTCCAGGACACCAACCGCGACCAGTGGCGGGCCATCACCCCGCTGGCCGGGGAATGCCTGGCCAAGGGCGGCAGCCTGTTCTTCGTGGGCGACGTCAAGCAAGCCATCTACGGCTGGCGCGGCGGCGACTCGGCCCTGTTCGACGAAGTCATGACCCAGCCCGAGGTGGCGGGACTCGCCGAGGACGCCAAGGCCGAGAATTTGCCGGACAACTGGCGCAGCCACCGCAACGTGGTCGAGTTCAACAACAACTTCTTCTCCAATCTCGAAGACCCTGACCAGGCTGCCGACCTGGCGGAACGCGTTCTGCCCGACGCCGACGCCTCCTTCCGCGCCGAATTCGCCGAAGAACTCATGCGCAGCTTCCGGGACTGCTCCCAATCCCTTCCAGAGAAGCACCTCAATACCGGTGGCTACGTGCGCATGGAACGGCTGCCCGGCGGCAGCTCCGGCGACATCGAGGAACAGACCCTGGAGCGCCTCGACGCGCTCATGGACGACCTGACTGCGCGGCGCAGCTACCGGGACATCGGCATCCTGGTCCGCTCCCATCCCCATGCCTCGCTGATCTGCGACCTGCTGGTAAAAAAGAACATCCCGGTCATCACCGAAAACTCCCTGCAACTGAACCGCCACCCCGTGGTGCGGCAGTTGGCGGGATTCCTCGCCTTCCTTGATTTTCCCCGCGACGACGCGGCCTTCCTGGCCTTCATCGGCGGCAAGGAACTTTTCCTGGCCGAATCCGGACTGCCTGAAACCGAACTGCTGGACTGGCTCGTCCGGCCCTGGAAGAAACCCTTGGGCGTCCAATTCCGCGAGGACTTCCCCGACCACTGGCGGCGGCTTATCGAGCCCTTCTACAACCAGTCCGGGCTGATGACTCCCTATGACCTGGCCATGGAGGCCGTGCGCGTCTTCCGCGTCCTGGAGCGGCATCCCGAAGCCGAGTTGTACGTGCGCCGCTTCCTCGAAGTCATCCACCTGGCGGAAGAAAACGGATACGGCTCCCTGTCCGCCTTCCTGGAATACTGGGAAGAGAAATCCGATCAGGAGAAGGTTCCGCTGCCCGAGAACATCGACGCCGTGCGCATCATGACCATCCACAAGTCGAAGGGGCTGGAGTTTCCGGTGACAATAGTTCCCTTCCACCACTGGAAGACCGGCACGGACCGCAATTACGTGGTTCGCGAACACAAGGGGCGCAATCTGCTTGTGCCCCTGCGCAAGGAACTGGGCCGACCGTACCTGGAAAGCCTGGGCCGGACCGTACGGGAACAGCTCAATCTCCTCTATGTCGCCTGGACCAGGGCGCGGGAGGAACTCTACGGATTTTTCCCGGAACAGGCGGGAAGGGTCTCCAATCCGGCCACCCTCAAGGCCATGGACCTTTTTCTGGAACTGGACGACGACGGCGTATTCGAACGGGGGGACACCCCGGCCGAAACGCATCCCTCGGCGAGCGCGCCCCGGCCCGAGCCGTGCGAACTGGCCCCGGAAACAGGCGAAGCCGACCTCATGGGCTGGCTCCCGCGTCTGCGCGTCTACCGCCACAACCTGGACGACTATTTCTTCAACGAGCGTATGCGCGGCGAGGTTGCCCACCGAGTCATGGAACACATGGCCGTCAGCGGCGACGCCGATGCGGACATCGACCGCGCCATGGTCCTGGCCGCGCAGGACTTTCCGGAGTTGGGCGCGCTGTCCGACGCGGAACGGAATAAACTCGATGCTGAACTGCGGGCCATGGCCGAATGGGCGCTCGGCGACGAGCGGCTGCGCGGTTGGCTGGCCGTCGGCGCACGCGAACCCGAAGTGCTGGCTCCCGGCGGCGAATTCAAGCGGTTCGATTTACTGGCCGTGGGCGAGGAGGCGGTCATAGTGGACTTCAAGACAGGCCAACCGGCCCCGCACAATGAGGTGCAGGTCCGCGAATACATGGATATTCTCGCGGCCATGGGCAGCTACGGCGAGCCGCGAGGTTTCCTGGTCTACCTGGACCGGCGCGAAATTCGCGAAGTGGTGAGGAACGCATAG
- a CDS encoding DMT family transporter, whose translation MPGFLYVMAAAFMWGLIGVFTKFILNAGVSALEIAFWRAMFGWVFFLIHAAVAGQIKVHRSDLPALLGFGVICVTLFYGAYQIAIRDVGMAMAAVLLYTAPAWVALLSRLVLKEELTLIKTACVGMTVLGVTCISLGPKLMSGATIEMNVFGLSAGLLSGFTYALYYIFGKKFLYRYPTPTIFVYALPFGAMFLLPFIDFVPKSAGTWLLMLGMALVTSYGAFSVYYAGLKRMDATHASVIATFEPLVAAVLAFILFGEKFSMLGYAGSSLIIVAVLMVVLSGQRTRRAARGEV comes from the coding sequence ATGCCCGGATTCCTCTATGTCATGGCCGCCGCCTTCATGTGGGGGCTTATCGGCGTATTCACCAAGTTCATCCTGAACGCGGGCGTGAGCGCCCTGGAAATAGCCTTCTGGCGGGCCATGTTCGGCTGGGTCTTCTTCCTGATCCATGCGGCCGTGGCCGGACAGATCAAGGTCCACCGCAGCGATTTGCCCGCCCTGCTGGGTTTCGGGGTCATCTGCGTGACCCTGTTCTACGGGGCATACCAGATAGCCATCCGCGACGTGGGCATGGCCATGGCCGCCGTGCTGCTGTACACGGCCCCGGCCTGGGTGGCCCTGCTCTCCAGGCTCGTCCTCAAGGAGGAGCTCACCCTGATCAAGACGGCCTGCGTGGGCATGACGGTCCTCGGCGTGACCTGCATCAGCCTCGGCCCCAAGCTCATGAGCGGGGCGACCATCGAGATGAACGTCTTCGGCCTGTCCGCCGGGCTGCTCTCGGGATTCACCTATGCCCTGTACTACATCTTCGGAAAGAAATTCCTCTACCGCTATCCCACGCCGACGATTTTCGTCTACGCCCTGCCCTTCGGCGCAATGTTCCTCCTGCCGTTCATCGACTTCGTGCCGAAATCCGCGGGAACCTGGCTGCTTATGCTCGGCATGGCCCTGGTCACTTCCTACGGGGCATTCTCGGTGTACTACGCGGGCCTGAAGCGCATGGACGCCACCCACGCGTCGGTAATCGCCACCTTCGAACCCCTGGTCGCCGCAGTGCTCGCCTTCATCCTGTTCGGCGAAAAGTTTTCCATGCTCGGCTACGCGGGCTCCTCCCTGATTATCGTTGCGGTGCTCATGGTCGTGCTGTCCGGCCAGCGCACCCGAAGAGCCGCCCGGGGCGAGGTGTAG